A single window of Trueperaceae bacterium DNA harbors:
- the recO gene encoding DNA repair protein RecO, translated as MSTRYRLGHGIVIRRQALPSGDVVVTLLAEEGKWRGIARKGKLPGGNVGRLSLFHDVTVQYYRRREEDLALLTQVRLNGALSRLSDPAVYPFAHILAELADALTVDVNIGEPLYHYLASGLRGLNRHPDPERVALLYAWRLLGQAGLAPRCSPCGGCGRELPLDRLDVGTGALLCSECGAGFELGRVAGAELAGLVEGDMHAALELPLCDRRTHWLALSRYLSYHVGELRSLADRPRPEAAAGV; from the coding sequence GTGAGCACTCGCTACCGGCTAGGTCACGGCATCGTCATCCGCCGTCAGGCCCTCCCCTCCGGCGACGTGGTGGTCACCCTGCTGGCCGAGGAAGGGAAGTGGCGGGGCATCGCCCGCAAGGGGAAGCTGCCCGGAGGCAACGTCGGGCGCCTCAGCCTCTTCCACGACGTAACCGTGCAGTACTACCGGCGCCGTGAGGAGGACCTCGCTCTGCTCACCCAGGTGCGCCTGAACGGCGCCCTCTCCAGGCTCTCCGATCCGGCTGTCTACCCCTTCGCGCACATCCTGGCCGAGCTAGCCGACGCTCTCACGGTCGACGTCAATATCGGCGAACCGCTCTACCACTACCTCGCTTCCGGCTTGCGCGGTCTCAACCGCCACCCCGACCCGGAACGAGTGGCCCTGCTCTACGCCTGGCGCTTGTTGGGCCAGGCTGGGCTGGCGCCACGCTGCAGCCCGTGCGGCGGCTGTGGGCGCGAACTCCCCCTCGATCGGCTGGACGTGGGAACCGGCGCGCTCCTCTGCAGCGAGTGCGGGGCAGGCTTCGAACTGGGCCGGGTCGCTGGCGCAGAACTGGCCGGGTTGGTCGAGGGGGACATGCACGCGGCCCTCGAGCTGCCGCTCTGCGACCGGCGGACACACTGGCTCGCGCTCTCGCGCTACCTCTCCTATCACGTCGGCGAGCTGCGGAGTCTAGCCGACCGGCCCCGGCCGGAGGCAGCGGCCGGTGTTTGA
- a CDS encoding glycerol-3-phosphate acyltransferase, with protein sequence MFDLFAGLGLGYIFGSFPSAVVVARLSGRNIFEVGSGNMGAMNTARNIGWLPGVVVFLLDIAKGAAPVVIAQLLTTDSSDATRLVMPLAAGSGAVAGHAWSAFAGLRGGKALATTLGVALPVYPVAALYTLLLLIALVLITRRTTLSALVAIAAYPAVVMAVLLPSGVDQDRAFAILTSVLVIAGIVVYKHLSSPRSRRTS encoded by the coding sequence GTGTTTGACCTGTTCGCGGGCCTGGGCCTCGGCTACATCTTCGGGTCCTTCCCCAGCGCCGTGGTCGTAGCGAGGCTCTCCGGGCGCAACATATTCGAGGTGGGTTCCGGGAACATGGGCGCGATGAATACCGCCCGCAACATCGGCTGGCTGCCGGGCGTTGTCGTTTTCCTGCTGGACATCGCCAAGGGGGCCGCACCGGTGGTCATCGCCCAACTCCTCACGACCGACTCGAGCGACGCTACGCGCCTGGTCATGCCCTTGGCCGCAGGGTCCGGCGCCGTCGCAGGGCACGCCTGGTCGGCTTTCGCAGGGCTACGGGGCGGGAAGGCGTTGGCCACGACCCTGGGCGTCGCGTTGCCCGTCTACCCGGTTGCCGCGCTCTACACTCTGCTGCTGCTGATCGCGCTGGTGCTGATCACCAGGCGCACTACGCTCTCGGCGCTGGTAGCCATAGCCGCCTATCCAGCCGTGGTGATGGCGGTGCTGTTGCCCAGCGGAGTGGACCAGGACCGCGCCTTCGCCATCCTCACGAGCGTGCTCGTCATCGCCGGGATCGTGGTCTACAAGCACCTCAGTTCGCCGCGAAGTCGGCGGACCAGCTGA
- a CDS encoding stage II sporulation protein M — translation MSRSEPAFRALFVALLFTLVATLLSWAGAQYARGADPAVTANRAVETWLEQEPPELAQLSGLSPAQLCETLPGLITNPAPEPGTRVNLDDRQQLPAQEEGTRIYSYSAVRPGGQLEVVQVTLEREGEEWVARTVGYRLSNDGREWLQQPETAWIFGAFTILVLYLLFTPSFLRGWLVRGLQVLREHRGVVLFTMILLYGVFALGVVTGSQLPEECEEAALTVVNQAITAVGASEAYGSGNVSRAAAVTFYQNFVVVTLSVTFSLALLFGIPAYLLSVVSFYVQAIPFGLVGAFGSSQVLFVAVLILLELTAYFLVVAGGGILLRTLLKNGFSALPLAVSRLALMLPIAMLLLLIGAWYEAGILLLGTP, via the coding sequence ATGAGTCGTTCAGAACCTGCCTTCCGCGCTCTCTTCGTCGCGCTGCTGTTCACTCTCGTTGCGACCCTCCTCTCATGGGCCGGCGCGCAGTACGCGCGCGGGGCCGATCCCGCTGTCACGGCCAACCGCGCGGTCGAGACCTGGCTCGAGCAGGAACCTCCTGAACTGGCGCAGCTGAGCGGGTTGTCCCCCGCGCAGCTGTGTGAGACCCTGCCGGGGCTCATCACCAATCCGGCCCCGGAGCCGGGAACGCGGGTCAACCTCGACGACCGGCAACAGTTGCCGGCCCAGGAGGAGGGAACCCGCATCTACTCCTACAGCGCGGTGAGGCCCGGCGGACAGCTAGAGGTGGTCCAGGTAACGCTCGAGCGAGAAGGAGAAGAGTGGGTCGCTAGGACGGTGGGTTACCGGCTGAGCAACGACGGTCGGGAGTGGCTGCAGCAACCCGAGACGGCCTGGATCTTCGGGGCGTTCACCATCCTCGTGCTCTACCTGCTCTTCACTCCTTCGTTCCTTCGCGGCTGGCTGGTCCGCGGGCTCCAGGTACTGCGTGAGCACCGTGGCGTAGTGCTGTTCACCATGATCCTGCTCTACGGTGTCTTCGCCCTGGGCGTGGTCACGGGCAGCCAGCTGCCCGAAGAGTGCGAGGAGGCCGCCCTGACCGTCGTGAACCAGGCGATCACCGCGGTCGGTGCGAGCGAGGCGTACGGCAGCGGCAACGTGTCGCGCGCAGCCGCGGTGACCTTCTATCAGAACTTCGTGGTGGTTACCCTCTCGGTCACCTTCAGCCTGGCACTGCTGTTCGGCATCCCCGCCTACCTGCTGTCGGTCGTGTCGTTCTACGTCCAGGCGATTCCCTTCGGCCTGGTCGGGGCTTTCGGCAGTTCTCAGGTGCTCTTCGTGGCGGTCCTCATCCTGCTCGAACTGACCGCCTACTTCCTGGTGGTGGCCGGAGGTGGCATCCTGCTTCGGACTCTGTTGAAGAACGGCTTCTCGGCCCTCCCGCTGGCGGTGAGCCGACTGGCGTTGATGTTGCCGATCGCCATGCTCCTGCTGCTGATAGGCGCGTGGTACGAAGCAGGGATCCTGCTCCTAGGCACGCCCTGA
- a CDS encoding HD domain-containing protein, whose protein sequence is MELNRSWVVNAARRTLVALLPALARPDDRFAQGYLEPAEYRLYLSMDPRDRQHACLVARQLLQRMPQASDVLVRAALLHDVGKSVRPYNPLYRILVHLYAPSDVPEAPALEGLRGAWQVKRHHSRYGARLIREAGGCDEVARLVERHHEPGGDAGASLIKSLDDET, encoded by the coding sequence GTGGAGCTGAATCGCAGCTGGGTCGTGAACGCCGCTCGCCGCACCCTGGTGGCCCTGCTGCCCGCGTTGGCCCGGCCTGATGACCGGTTCGCCCAGGGCTACCTCGAGCCCGCTGAGTATCGGCTCTACCTGTCCATGGATCCTCGCGACCGGCAGCACGCCTGCCTGGTCGCTCGGCAACTGCTCCAGCGGATGCCCCAGGCGTCCGACGTACTGGTGCGCGCCGCGCTCCTGCATGACGTGGGGAAGTCGGTGCGCCCCTACAATCCGCTCTACCGGATCCTGGTGCACCTCTACGCACCCAGCGACGTGCCGGAGGCTCCGGCCCTGGAGGGATTGCGGGGCGCATGGCAGGTCAAACGCCACCACAGCCGTTATGGAGCCAGGCTCATCCGTGAAGCGGGCGGCTGCGACGAGGTCGCGAGGTTGGTCGAGCGCCACCACGAGCCCGGCGGCGACGCCGGTGCGTCACTGATCAAATCCCTAGATGATGAGACCTGA
- a CDS encoding folylpolyglutamate synthase/dihydrofolate synthase family protein encodes MMRPEEHLDWLYRRQRLGVTLGLERILALLAAAGDPQRTFRSVLVGGTNGKGSTAKVLAECLTRSCERVGLYTSPHLSRIGERFVVDGTELGREDVAEAVGSLRPIADEIEASFFEVVTAAACLLFARERVGWAVMEVGLGGRFDATNALDPELSVVTGVALDHTDLLGETVALIAREKAGILRQGRPALTGASGDALVALRDAAAVSGAPLWVLGEEIVVRGEQLGWQGQRIAVTCPAGSVEAVSPLVGEHQQPNLALAAVAALRLGVRRDAVEQGLARARWPGRLERIRWRGRWVVFDGAHNAEAAAVLAKSLARLEEEPFTLVAGMGSDKDIAALVTALAPLAGTVFATGARQSPRARPPRDVAEAFGGDALPVDDPVEALDRAVAATRVGGTVVVAGSLYLVGELRPHVTGEGLETAERWQ; translated from the coding sequence ATGATGAGACCTGAGGAGCACCTCGACTGGCTCTACCGCCGCCAGCGGCTGGGCGTGACACTGGGACTAGAACGGATCTTGGCGCTGCTCGCTGCGGCGGGCGACCCTCAGCGGACTTTCCGGTCGGTGCTGGTAGGCGGAACCAACGGCAAGGGGAGTACCGCCAAGGTCCTGGCCGAGTGCCTCACGCGATCTTGCGAGCGGGTGGGCCTCTACACCTCGCCGCACCTCAGCCGGATCGGCGAGCGCTTCGTGGTCGACGGGACGGAACTGGGCAGGGAGGACGTTGCCGAGGCGGTCGGCAGTCTGCGGCCGATCGCCGACGAGATCGAGGCGAGCTTCTTCGAGGTCGTGACCGCAGCGGCCTGCCTGCTGTTCGCCAGGGAGCGCGTGGGCTGGGCGGTCATGGAGGTCGGTTTGGGCGGACGGTTCGACGCGACCAACGCGCTCGACCCCGAGCTATCGGTCGTCACCGGAGTCGCCCTGGACCATACCGACCTGCTGGGGGAGACGGTCGCCCTGATAGCCCGGGAGAAGGCGGGGATACTGCGACAGGGCCGGCCGGCACTGACCGGCGCCAGCGGCGACGCTCTGGTCGCCCTCCGCGACGCGGCCGCCGTCTCTGGCGCGCCTCTATGGGTGTTGGGCGAAGAGATCGTGGTGAGGGGCGAGCAGCTTGGCTGGCAGGGGCAGAGGATCGCCGTCACCTGTCCGGCAGGCAGCGTCGAGGCCGTTTCTCCGCTCGTGGGGGAGCACCAGCAGCCGAATCTGGCGCTGGCTGCGGTCGCGGCCTTGAGGCTGGGAGTCCGCCGGGACGCGGTGGAGCAGGGGTTGGCGCGGGCTCGCTGGCCGGGGCGGCTCGAGAGGATCCGGTGGCGTGGCCGCTGGGTCGTCTTCGACGGGGCCCACAACGCCGAGGCCGCGGCGGTCCTGGCGAAGAGCCTGGCCCGCCTGGAGGAGGAACCGTTCACGCTGGTCGCCGGCATGGGCTCGGATAAGGACATCGCGGCCCTGGTGACGGCACTGGCGCCGTTGGCCGGCACGGTTTTCGCTACCGGGGCCCGCCAGAGCCCCCGCGCGCGGCCGCCTCGAGATGTCGCCGAGGCGTTCGGCGGGGACGCCCTGCCCGTCGACGACCCGGTCGAGGCTCTCGACAGAGCCGTGGCCGCGACGAGAGTAGGGGGGACGGTGGTGGTGGCGGGAAGCCTCTACCTCGTGGGTGAACTGCGGCCGCACGTCACGGGTGAGGGGCTCGAGACGGCCGAGCGGTGGCAGTAG
- the dnaX gene encoding DNA polymerase III subunit gamma/tau yields MAALYQRARPATFAEVVGQEHVKDVLLAALERGSPSHAYLFSGPRGVGKTTTARLLAMALNCEAEATSPKPCGKCDGCRMVREGHHPDVIELDAASNNSVDDVRDLREKTSLASMRGGTRVWILDEAHMLSKAAANALLKTLEEPPPGLVFVLATTEPEKLPPTVLSRCQHFRFRRHTEAEILGKLERLCTEAGNGIEAEPEALALLARAADGAMRDAESLLERLLTPGATITLAAAEEALGLPPVHRMQQLAAALAQGDLEAVMTQAESLYRDGFAPRSLADNLGTVLRDALRADLGVDDPTPAGEFRLPLERSALLRLIHALDDEQDRFIRRDDLYSLEVALLKGYNAITGNVAATAAQAAVAGAATGARHTSSTPPTPDDRAPAKHAGAGATATGNARSAKTEVASGNSPTSNEEEGLPSFDPTGRGPTPKAGGRKAGAPASSDKSDESAGRAGGRFDWHAVRSAAGPQLKAFLMPARESVEGNEVVIRYSETHKFHYTELKKREEELASLIEEVAGPGYRLSIEGPGGAHPKKS; encoded by the coding sequence ATGGCAGCCCTCTATCAACGCGCGCGCCCCGCTACCTTCGCCGAAGTAGTGGGCCAGGAGCACGTGAAGGACGTGCTGCTGGCTGCCCTGGAGCGCGGCAGCCCCAGTCACGCCTACCTGTTCTCCGGCCCCCGGGGAGTGGGCAAGACGACCACCGCGAGGCTGCTGGCGATGGCGCTCAACTGTGAAGCCGAGGCGACCTCGCCCAAGCCGTGCGGCAAGTGCGACGGGTGCCGGATGGTGCGGGAGGGCCACCATCCAGACGTGATAGAACTCGACGCCGCGTCGAACAATTCGGTAGATGACGTTCGCGATCTGCGTGAGAAGACCAGTCTCGCCTCGATGAGGGGCGGGACCAGGGTCTGGATCCTCGACGAAGCGCATATGCTCAGCAAGGCGGCGGCCAACGCTCTGCTCAAGACGCTCGAAGAGCCACCGCCCGGCCTGGTATTCGTGCTTGCCACGACGGAACCGGAGAAGCTGCCTCCGACGGTGCTGTCTCGCTGCCAGCACTTCCGCTTCAGGCGGCATACCGAAGCGGAGATCCTCGGCAAGCTCGAGCGGCTCTGCACAGAGGCGGGGAACGGGATCGAGGCCGAACCGGAGGCGTTGGCGCTCCTCGCGCGTGCGGCCGATGGCGCGATGCGTGACGCCGAATCGCTTCTCGAGCGGCTCCTCACTCCGGGAGCCACGATCACCCTTGCGGCGGCAGAGGAGGCGCTGGGACTGCCTCCCGTCCACCGCATGCAGCAGCTCGCGGCCGCGTTGGCCCAAGGCGACCTGGAAGCAGTGATGACGCAGGCCGAGTCCCTCTACCGGGACGGCTTCGCCCCCCGCAGCCTGGCCGACAACCTGGGCACCGTCCTTCGCGACGCCTTGCGGGCCGACCTCGGCGTCGACGATCCCACTCCTGCCGGCGAGTTCCGCCTTCCCCTGGAGAGGTCCGCGCTGCTGCGACTCATCCACGCCCTCGACGACGAGCAGGACCGGTTCATCCGCCGCGATGACCTCTACAGCCTCGAGGTGGCGCTTCTGAAGGGCTACAACGCGATTACCGGAAACGTCGCGGCTACGGCTGCCCAAGCAGCAGTCGCGGGAGCAGCCACAGGGGCGCGGCATACTTCCTCGACACCCCCGACTCCGGACGACCGGGCGCCAGCGAAGCATGCCGGTGCGGGTGCGACCGCGACCGGGAACGCCCGCTCCGCGAAGACTGAGGTCGCATCCGGGAACTCGCCCACGTCGAATGAGGAGGAGGGCCTCCCCTCCTTCGACCCGACCGGCCGCGGCCCGACGCCGAAGGCCGGAGGCAGAAAGGCGGGCGCCCCGGCATCGTCGGACAAATCCGACGAGAGCGCCGGCCGAGCGGGCGGCAGGTTCGACTGGCACGCCGTCAGGAGCGCTGCCGGACCCCAGCTCAAGGCGTTCCTCATGCCCGCCCGGGAGAGCGTCGAGGGCAACGAGGTAGTGATCCGCTACTCTGAGACGCACAAGTTCCACTACACGGAGCTCAAGAAGCGCGAAGAGGAGCTGGCCAGCCTCATCGAGGAGGTGGCGGGCCCCGGCTACCGGCTTTCGATCGAGGGCCCCGGAGGCGCGCACCCAAAAAAGTCGTAG
- a CDS encoding YbaB/EbfC family nucleoid-associated protein codes for MNIQKLMKEAQKAQQKMQEAQQKLAGMSVEGSAGGGMVVATANGEGTVTAVKIDPSVIDPEDADMLEDLVTAAVADAQRKAKELQESEMGQAMGGMGGLGGLGGMF; via the coding sequence ATGAACATCCAGAAGCTGATGAAGGAAGCTCAGAAGGCCCAGCAGAAGATGCAGGAGGCGCAGCAGAAGCTGGCCGGGATGAGCGTGGAGGGGAGCGCGGGCGGCGGGATGGTGGTCGCCACGGCCAACGGCGAGGGCACCGTGACCGCCGTCAAGATAGACCCGAGCGTCATCGATCCAGAAGATGCGGACATGCTCGAGGACCTGGTTACGGCTGCCGTGGCCGACGCCCAGCGCAAGGCGAAGGAGCTCCAGGAGAGCGAGATGGGTCAGGCGATGGGCGGCATGGGTGGCCTCGGCGGCCTGGGAGGCATGTTCTGA
- the recR gene encoding recombination mediator RecR, which produces MKFPPTLINLIRELGRLPGIGPKSAQRLAFYLFNRPEEEVLALASAISEAKLTLDRCPECFNVMTRGDERCSVCSDPSRDRALLCVVEQPADLLAIERSGEYSGLYHVLHGALSPMNGVGPDQLTIGRLFERLAASPEVILATSTTVEGEATAMYLARALVEKGISVSRIAYGLPMGGDLEYADEVTLGRAISHRRPV; this is translated from the coding sequence CTGAAGTTCCCGCCGACGCTGATCAATCTGATCCGAGAGCTCGGCAGGCTACCTGGAATTGGACCGAAAAGCGCGCAGCGACTTGCCTTCTACCTCTTCAACCGTCCGGAGGAAGAGGTGCTCGCTCTCGCCAGCGCGATCTCAGAAGCGAAACTGACACTCGACCGCTGCCCGGAGTGCTTCAACGTCATGACCCGCGGGGACGAGCGCTGCTCGGTGTGCAGCGACCCGTCGCGCGACCGTGCCCTCCTCTGTGTGGTCGAGCAGCCGGCCGATCTGCTGGCGATCGAGCGGAGCGGCGAGTACAGCGGCCTCTATCACGTACTCCATGGGGCACTCTCCCCGATGAACGGGGTCGGCCCCGACCAGTTGACGATCGGCCGGCTCTTCGAGCGCCTGGCCGCTTCGCCGGAGGTGATCCTGGCGACCTCGACGACCGTCGAAGGAGAGGCGACCGCGATGTACCTCGCCAGAGCGCTGGTCGAGAAGGGAATCAGCGTCTCCCGTATCGCCTACGGCCTGCCGATGGGCGGCGACCTCGAATACGCCGACGAGGTTACCCTCGGCAGGGCGATAAGCCACCGCCGGCCGGTCTAG
- the topA gene encoding type I DNA topoisomerase yields MSKATPKKLVIVESPTKARTIRRFLPGEYQVEASMGHVRDLPANAAEIPEELKSKPWARLGVRIDDGFEPLYVVSPRKKQVVSQLKKALKDASELYIATDEDREGESIGWHLVELLDPKVPVKRMVFHEITADAILNALEETRNIDRHLVDAQETRRVLDRLVGYSISPLLWKKIAPKLSAGRVQSVAVRLMVLREQERLRFVPASYWDLKAALAPAAATPAVTSGQVNSRFDAVLTHHDGVRIASGRDFDPESGKLKDGLQAGRDVLLLAEDRARQIAARAKDAPFTVGKVEERSAKRSPAPPFTTSTLQQEASRKLGLSARDTMRIAQGLYENGYITYMRTDSTNLSREAITGSRRAIESLYGKEYLSDQPRQYSTKSKSAQEAHEAIRPAGGEMRTADALQLSGRDKQLYELIWKRTVACQMAEARLKFVTATIEAQLSGGETATFRASGRTTVFPGFFRAYVEGSDDPDAALEEREQPLPPLSEGDDLDCFGVEATGHETKPPARFTEASLVKLLESEGIGRPSTYASIIDTVINRGYARKGGSQLIPTFTAFATNNLLEHQFRQLVDTEFTANMEQALDDIAAGLIDATPYLKDFYQGEEGIESRVQGGLEKIDAREISTIRSEKWDPYVVRVGRFGPYVEGEIEGERATASIPEDVAPADLTRDDLERMLVEGNKGDLVLGEFPGTDTPMLLKRGRYGPYLQLGEEAPDGGKPKRISIPRGVDPGEVGPELAARLLSLPREVGTHPETGEPIEASIGPYGPYVKHGRKFASLRPEDDVLEVGLDRALELLAKKRGRNEPLKVLGKHPETGEEVGLYSGRYGPYVKHGKTNASLSKGQDPEGLTLDEALELLAAREAKLAQEGGGKKRGGRSKSAGGKKKTGGRKGASKSAKKSSGPKATPAELKRHLDELEADTAQVVRRLEGMDGPEQEVAEVADTLGLSEEDVRALHKKGMFKLRMAFGRARKAAEDAGNERGEPVGAR; encoded by the coding sequence GTGAGCAAGGCAACACCGAAGAAGCTAGTCATCGTCGAATCGCCCACCAAGGCACGAACGATTCGGCGTTTCCTGCCTGGCGAGTACCAGGTCGAAGCCAGCATGGGTCACGTTCGCGACCTCCCGGCCAACGCCGCGGAGATACCTGAGGAGCTCAAGAGCAAGCCGTGGGCCAGGCTGGGCGTGAGGATCGACGACGGCTTCGAGCCGCTCTACGTCGTCTCGCCGCGCAAGAAGCAGGTCGTGAGCCAGCTCAAGAAGGCGCTCAAGGACGCCAGCGAACTCTACATCGCGACTGACGAGGATCGCGAGGGCGAATCGATAGGCTGGCACCTCGTCGAACTGCTCGACCCCAAGGTCCCGGTGAAGCGGATGGTCTTCCACGAGATCACCGCCGACGCCATACTCAACGCGCTCGAAGAGACCCGCAACATCGACCGCCACCTCGTAGATGCCCAGGAGACCCGGAGAGTCCTCGACCGCCTCGTCGGTTACTCGATCTCCCCACTCCTCTGGAAGAAGATCGCTCCCAAGCTCTCGGCCGGCCGCGTGCAGAGCGTCGCAGTGAGGCTGATGGTCCTGCGCGAGCAGGAGCGCCTTCGCTTCGTCCCAGCCAGCTACTGGGACCTGAAGGCGGCCCTCGCGCCCGCCGCCGCGACACCGGCGGTAACCAGCGGTCAGGTCAACTCCAGGTTCGACGCCGTCCTCACCCACCACGACGGCGTGAGGATCGCCAGCGGACGGGACTTCGATCCCGAGAGCGGCAAGCTGAAAGACGGTCTGCAGGCGGGTCGCGACGTGCTGCTCCTGGCCGAGGACAGGGCCCGGCAGATCGCAGCTCGAGCGAAGGACGCGCCGTTCACCGTCGGCAAGGTCGAAGAGCGGTCGGCCAAGCGCTCCCCTGCTCCGCCATTCACCACCTCGACACTGCAGCAGGAGGCCAGCCGCAAGCTGGGCCTCTCGGCTCGCGACACCATGCGCATCGCCCAGGGCCTCTACGAGAACGGCTACATAACATACATGCGCACCGACTCGACCAACCTCTCACGGGAGGCGATCACAGGGAGTCGCCGGGCGATCGAGTCGCTCTACGGCAAGGAGTACCTGAGCGATCAGCCCCGGCAGTACTCCACCAAGTCGAAGAGCGCGCAGGAGGCCCACGAGGCCATCCGCCCCGCCGGTGGCGAGATGCGCACCGCCGATGCGCTCCAGCTGTCGGGCCGCGACAAGCAGCTCTACGAACTCATCTGGAAACGCACCGTCGCCTGCCAGATGGCAGAAGCCCGCCTCAAGTTCGTCACCGCCACCATCGAAGCCCAACTGTCAGGCGGCGAGACCGCGACCTTCAGGGCGAGCGGCCGCACCACCGTCTTCCCCGGTTTCTTCCGCGCCTACGTCGAGGGTAGCGACGATCCCGACGCCGCCCTCGAGGAGCGCGAGCAGCCGCTTCCGCCACTGTCGGAAGGCGACGACCTCGACTGCTTCGGCGTGGAAGCCACGGGCCACGAGACCAAGCCTCCCGCCAGGTTCACCGAGGCGTCACTGGTGAAACTGCTCGAGAGCGAGGGGATCGGCCGTCCCTCCACCTACGCCTCCATCATCGACACCGTCATCAACCGCGGCTACGCGCGCAAGGGCGGCAGTCAACTGATTCCCACCTTCACGGCGTTCGCCACCAACAACCTGCTCGAGCACCAGTTCCGTCAACTGGTAGACACCGAGTTCACAGCGAACATGGAACAGGCTCTGGACGACATCGCGGCGGGCCTGATAGACGCCACCCCCTACCTGAAGGACTTCTACCAGGGCGAGGAGGGTATCGAGTCGCGGGTCCAGGGCGGCCTCGAGAAGATCGACGCTCGCGAGATCTCCACCATCCGCTCGGAGAAGTGGGACCCTTACGTGGTGCGGGTGGGACGCTTCGGGCCCTACGTCGAGGGCGAGATCGAAGGCGAGCGGGCGACCGCGTCGATACCTGAAGACGTGGCCCCCGCCGACCTGACCCGGGACGACCTCGAGCGCATGCTGGTCGAGGGGAACAAAGGGGACCTGGTTCTGGGCGAGTTCCCGGGCACCGATACCCCGATGCTGCTCAAGCGCGGGCGCTACGGACCCTACCTCCAGTTGGGCGAGGAGGCCCCGGACGGCGGGAAGCCGAAGCGGATCTCGATCCCACGTGGCGTCGACCCAGGCGAGGTGGGTCCTGAACTGGCAGCCAGGCTCCTCTCGCTGCCGCGCGAGGTGGGCACCCACCCCGAAACGGGTGAACCCATCGAAGCGAGCATCGGCCCCTACGGACCGTACGTGAAGCACGGCCGTAAATTCGCCTCGCTGAGGCCCGAGGACGACGTGCTCGAGGTGGGCCTCGACCGGGCCCTGGAGCTGCTGGCGAAGAAACGCGGGCGCAACGAACCGCTCAAGGTGTTGGGCAAGCACCCGGAGACGGGTGAGGAGGTCGGCCTCTACTCGGGCCGTTACGGCCCCTACGTGAAGCATGGCAAGACCAACGCCTCGCTGAGCAAGGGTCAGGACCCCGAAGGCCTTACCCTCGACGAAGCGCTCGAACTGCTGGCCGCGCGTGAAGCCAAGCTGGCCCAGGAGGGCGGCGGGAAGAAGCGGGGCGGCCGTTCGAAGAGCGCTGGCGGCAAGAAGAAGACGGGTGGCAGGAAAGGCGCCAGCAAGAGCGCCAAGAAGTCGAGCGGGCCGAAGGCCACGCCGGCCGAACTGAAGAGGCACCTGGACGAGCTAGAGGCCGACACGGCCCAGGTGGTCCGGCGGCTCGAGGGGATGGACGGACCCGAGCAGGAGGTGGCAGAGGTCGCCGATACCCTCGGCCTGTCGGAGGAGGACGTCAGGGCGCTGCACAAGAAGGGCATGTTCAAACTCAGGATGGCCTTCGGCCGTGCCCGCAAGGCGGCGGAGGACGCGGGGAACGAGCGGGGCGAGCCGGTCGGCGCCCGGTGA
- a CDS encoding patatin-like phospholipase family protein: protein MAAESSAHSPLGLALGGGTARGLAHVGALKVLESKGLAPDVIAGTSYGAVIAALYAIGMPAVELEDLVRRQNILELWSTGLDFGLHRGSFIHGRRLERWLDRKVFFGATFADCMMPLAVACTDVATGELHVLREGSLAKAVVASSALPAIFAPVVIDGRVLIDGGFVEAVPFRALQTLNPRTVIGIHAGVDPESSALVRMLRRLAASRVGVAWARMTDGLVPTTSLRSLARGISCALASYSCEQRVPPGAMLVRADPPLSWWDFHRSPEAIAAGEAAMRRALEKWPLSASATRQPKA, encoded by the coding sequence ATGGCGGCCGAATCTTCCGCCCACTCCCCGCTGGGACTCGCTCTGGGCGGGGGCACGGCCAGGGGCTTGGCGCACGTGGGTGCGTTGAAGGTGCTCGAGTCGAAGGGCCTGGCGCCCGATGTCATCGCCGGCACCTCGTACGGCGCGGTGATCGCTGCGCTCTACGCCATCGGCATGCCGGCCGTGGAGCTCGAAGACCTCGTTCGCCGCCAGAACATCCTCGAACTCTGGTCGACCGGCCTCGACTTCGGACTGCACCGTGGCAGCTTCATCCACGGCCGGCGACTCGAACGGTGGCTCGACCGGAAAGTCTTCTTCGGCGCCACGTTCGCCGACTGCATGATGCCGCTCGCAGTCGCCTGCACCGACGTCGCTACCGGCGAACTGCATGTTCTCCGCGAGGGGTCGCTGGCCAAGGCCGTGGTAGCGTCCTCGGCCCTGCCCGCCATCTTCGCACCGGTCGTGATAGACGGCCGCGTGCTCATAGACGGCGGTTTCGTCGAAGCGGTACCTTTCCGCGCCCTGCAGACCCTGAATCCTCGAACGGTCATAGGCATCCACGCCGGCGTCGATCCGGAGAGTTCGGCCCTGGTTCGGATGCTGCGCCGCCTCGCGGCCTCACGGGTCGGAGTCGCCTGGGCACGGATGACCGACGGCCTGGTCCCGACCACCTCGCTACGAAGCCTCGCCCGCGGCATCTCCTGCGCCCTGGCCTCCTACTCGTGCGAGCAGAGGGTCCCGCCCGGAGCGATGCTCGTACGCGCCGATCCCCCGCTCAGCTGGTGGGACTTCCACAGGTCCCCGGAAGCGATTGCTGCCGGTGAAGCGGCGATGAGACGAGCGCTCGAGAAGTGGCCACTAAGCGCTTCCGCCACGCGCCAACCGAAGGCATGA